Proteins found in one Arachis stenosperma cultivar V10309 chromosome 8, arast.V10309.gnm1.PFL2, whole genome shotgun sequence genomic segment:
- the LOC130944141 gene encoding lysine-specific demethylase JMJ21, which produces MDDSSAHRDRRPEALGDLGVLPDETLCSILESLSPRDVARLACVSSVMYVLCNEEPLWMSLCLKGTSGLLQYQGSWKKTTLLHNENLPDKYKEYQPRPLYFDGFNSLFLYRRLYRCHTTLESFHADDGNVERRKDLSLKDFYDQYDAKKPVMLTGLAETWPARHKWTTDQLLQNYGDVAFKISQRSSRKVSMKFKDYVSYMEVQHDEDPLYIFDEKFGEVAPSLLKDYSVPHLFQEDFFDILDAEQRPSYRWLIIGPQRSGASWHVDPALTSAWNTLLSGRKRWALYPPGKVPLGVTVHVNEEDGDVNIETPSSLQWWLDYYPLLPDEDKPIECTQLPGETIYVPSGWWHCVLNLETTIAVTQNYVNSNNFEFVCLDMAPGYRHKGVCRVGWLALDEETYENVRQSTACYSDLSRKEKRAKTIKDVDNLNSESTVNGASRNYGLWKDGFSYDIEFLSILLDRDRDHYLSPWSVGNSIGQRELREWLSKLWIQKPQMRELIWKGACIALNADKWLECASKICAIHNLPLPSDDERLPVGSGSNPVYLVGNSVVKIYVEGGLEASLYGFGTELEFYSLLHEINSPLKKHIPSILANGIIYVEDGSFNNLTWDGKGVPDVISKSNLIKTKCDVHGFSFGVWGKKQLEYKNAGMEMDESDSLAGHSSIWPYMIIKRCEGKMFADLRDTLSWEDATNLASFLGEQLNHLHLLPHPPLNISSLTDIEHELSFTGTDGCGATVNYKSNTAAEWGVFLRNLTMMRKNVSSRLTKWGDPIPSSLIEKIDEYVPPDFAKLLNIIENLPRGACKPCSWIHSDIMDDNIYMEPSSAYSISSGNAEDAAKVNGHLSSYDEVKSWRPSYILDFSDLSIGDPLFDLIPIYLDVFRGDSDLLKRFLESYKLPFASPISKYESTDGGQKYARLSYVAMCYCILHDENVLGAIFTIWKELRSAKSWEEVELTVWGELNNYNGFP; this is translated from the exons ATGGATGATTCTTCAGCGCATAGAGATCGCAGGCCAGAAGCACTCGGAGACCTTGGGGTCCTTCCCGATGAAACCCTCTGCTCAATCTTAGAGTCTCTCTCTCCTCGCGACGTTGCTCGCCTTGCCTGCGTTAGCAG TGTCATGTACGTGTTGTGCAATGAGGAACCACTGTGGATGAGTCTATGCCTTAAAGGGACATCTGGTTTGCTTCAGTACCAAGGCTCTTGGAAGAAAACTACCCTGCTGCATAA TGAGAATCTGCCAGACAAATACAAAGAGTATCAACCACGACCACTATACTTTGATG GGTTCAACTCTTTATTTTTGTACAGGAGATTATACCGATGTCATACCACATTGGAGTCGTTTCATGCAGATGATGGAAATGTGGAAAGAAGGAAAGACCTATCCTTGAAGGATTTCTATGACCAGTATGATGCAAAGAAACCg GTTATGCTTACTGGATTGGCTGAGACATGGCCTGCCAGGCATAAATGGACAACTGATCAGCTGTTGCAAAACTATGGAGACGTAGCATTTAAAATTTCCCAAAGGAGTTCTCGGAAGGTCTCCATGAAATTCAAGGATTATGTCTCATACATGGAAGTTCAGCATGATGAAGATCCCTTATATATTTTTGATGAAAAG TTTGGTGAAGTTGCACCTAGCTTATTGAAGgattattctgtacctcatctttttcaagaAGACTTCTTTGATATCTTAGATGCTGAACAAAGACCATCCTATAGGTGGCTAATAATTGGACCACAGAGATCTGGTGCCTCTTGGCACGTTGATCCAGCTCTTACTAGTGCATGGAATACTCTTCTTTCTGGCCGTAAAAG GTGGGCATTATATCCTCCAGGAAAGGTGCCTTTGGGTGTGACAGTGCATGTTAACGAAGAAGATGGTGATGTCAATATTGAGACCCCGTCATCACTTCAG TGGTGGCTGGACTATTATCCTCTCCTTCCCGATGAAGACAAGCCAATTGAGTGTACACAACTACCAGGAGAGACAATTTACGTTCCAAGTGGATGGTGGCACTGTGTTTTAAATTTAGAAACAACTATCGCTGTCACTCAGAATTATGTGAATtcaaataattttgaatttgtaTGTTTGGACATGGCTCCTGGTTATCGTCATAAAGGAGTTTGTCGTGTTGGATGGCTTGCTTTAGATGAAGAAACTTATGAAAATGTCAGACAGAGCACGGCATGTTATTCTGATTTGTCTAGGAAAGAGAAAAGAGCCAAAACTATCAAAGATGTAGATAATCTAAATTCTGAAAGTACCGTAAATGGCGCATCTAGGAACTATGGTTTATGGAAAGATGGATTTTCCTATGATATAGAGTTCTTATCCATATTATTGGATAGAGATAGAGACCATTACCTTTCCCCGTGGAGCGTAGGCAACAGCATTGGTCAACGAGAACTAAGAGAATGGTTGTCGAAGCTTTGGATTCAAAAACCACAAATGAGAGAGCTTATATGGAAG GGGGCATGTATTGCACTAAATGCTGACAAGTGGTTGGAATGTGCATCAAAAATTTGTGCCATCCACAATTTGCCTCTTCCTAGTGACGATGAAAGGCTTCCAGTTGGCTCGGGTAGCAATCCT GTTTATCTAGTGGGGAACTCTGTTGTTAAGATTTATGTTGAAGGAGGACTGGAAGCTTCTCTTTATGGTTTTGGCACAGAG CTAGAGTTTTACAGCCTACTTCATGAAATCAACTCCCCTCTCAAGAAACATATTCCTAGTATTTTGGCCAATGGGATCATTTACGTTGAAGATGGATCTTTTAACAATTTAACTTGGGATGGAAAAGGAGTCCCTGACGTCATTTCAAAGAGCAATCTCATCAAGACAAAATGTGATGTTCATGGTTTCTCATTTGGGGTATGGGGCAAGAAACAACTTGAGTATAAGAATGCTGGGATGGAAATGGATGAATCGGATAGTTTAGCAGGTCACTCAAGTATATGGCCATATATGATAATAAAACGATGTGAAGGGAAAATGTTTGCAGATTT AAGAGACACACTGTCATGGGAAGATGCAACAAACTTGGCCTCCTTCTTAGGGGAGCAGCTGAACCACCTTCATCTCTTACCACATCCACCTTTGAATATTTCATCTTTAACAGATATTGAACATGAATTGAGCTTTACTGGAACTGATGGTTGTGGTGCAACTGTTAATTATAAATCAAATACTGCAGCAGAATGGGGAGTCTTCCTAAGAAACTTAACAATGATGCGGAAGAATGTTTCAAGCCGTTTGACCAAGTG GGGAGATCCAATCCCTAGCAGTTTGATAGAGAAAATTGATGAATATGTCCCGCCTGATTTTGCTAAGCTGCTAAACATAATTGAG AATCTCCCAAGGGGTGCTTGTAAACCTTGCTCTTGGATACACTCTGATATTATGGATGATAACATTTACATGGAACCATCTTCGGCTTATTCTATCTCAAGTGGGAATGCAGAAGATGCTGCCAAGGTAAATGGTCATTTGAGCAGCTATGATGAAGTGAAATCCTGGCGTCCTAGTTATATCCTTGATTTCAGTGATCTTTCAATAG GTGATCCGCTGTTTGACTTGATACCAATTTATTTAGATGTCTTTAGAGGTGATTCAGATCTCCTTAAGCGATTTTTAGAAAGCTATAAACTTCCTTTTGCAAGTCCCATATCAAAGTACGAGTCAACAGATGGTGGTCAGAAGTATGCCCGACTTTCATATGTTGCCAT GTGCTATTGTATTTTGCATGATGAGAATGTGTTGGGAGCTATTTTTACTATATGGAAAGAATTGAGATCAGCAAAGTCATGGGAAGAAGTTGAGCTAACAGTGTGGGGCGAGTTGAACAATTACAATGGCTTTCCTTAA